The Methanofervidicoccus sp. A16 genome has a segment encoding these proteins:
- a CDS encoding replication factor C small subunit, producing MDIPWVEKYRPKRLDEITGHEEIVKRLKNYVKRKSMPHLLFSGPPGVGKTTAALCLARELFGENWRDNFLELNSSDERGIDVIRTKVKDFARTKPIGDAPFKIIFLDESDALTSDAQNALRRTMEKYSDVCRFILSCNYPSRIIPPIQSRCAIFRFSPLKKEDIAKKIKEICEKEGLTIDEKGLDAIIYVSEGDLRKAINVLQTAATVSKNITDEIVYKVASRARPTEVRQMMNLALEGKFNEARDLLYKLMIDWGMSGEDVLVQMFREIPNLDIDERKKVAILEAIGECDYRIVEGANERIQLSALLAKLGMLKDN from the coding sequence ATGGATATCCCATGGGTTGAGAAGTACCGTCCAAAGAGGTTAGATGAGATCACAGGGCATGAAGAGATTGTAAAGAGACTTAAGAACTACGTTAAAAGGAAGTCTATGCCTCATCTACTTTTCAGTGGACCTCCAGGAGTGGGTAAAACTACTGCAGCACTATGTTTGGCTAGAGAGTTATTTGGAGAGAACTGGAGGGACAACTTCTTAGAGTTAAACAGTTCCGATGAAAGGGGTATAGATGTGATAAGAACAAAGGTTAAAGACTTTGCAAGAACTAAACCTATTGGAGATGCTCCATTTAAGATAATCTTCTTAGATGAGAGTGACGCCCTTACAAGTGATGCCCAGAATGCACTGAGAAGAACCATGGAGAAGTACTCAGACGTCTGTAGATTTATACTAAGTTGTAACTATCCAAGTCGTATTATACCACCTATACAGTCCAGATGTGCCATATTTAGGTTCTCACCATTAAAGAAAGAGGATATTGCAAAGAAGATTAAGGAGATATGTGAAAAGGAGGGACTTACCATAGATGAGAAGGGTTTAGATGCCATAATATACGTATCTGAGGGAGACCTTAGAAAGGCTATAAACGTACTACAGACGGCGGCAACTGTATCTAAGAATATCACAGATGAGATCGTCTATAAAGTGGCCTCCAGGGCTAGACCTACCGAGGTTCGCCAGATGATGAACTTGGCTTTAGAGGGCAAATTCAACGAGGCGAGGGATCTTCTATACAAACTTATGATAGATTGGGGTATGAGTGGAGAGGATGTACTGGTGCAGATGTTCAGGGAAATTCCAAACTTAGATATAGACGAGAGAAAAAAGGTGGCCATTCTTGAGGCTATTGGAGAGTGTGATTATAGGATAGTGGAAGGTGCCAACGAGAGGATACAACTTAGTGCACTACTGGCCAAACTTGGGATGTTAAAGGATAATTAA
- a CDS encoding DUF211 domain-containing protein, with protein sequence MQGLRRIVLDVLKTHEPKLTDLALKLSNLEGVDGVNITVHEIDKSTENIKITIEGNMLDYEEIKKVVESMNGVIHSIDEVAAGRKIVNEVKTPQDRKYF encoded by the coding sequence TTGCAGGGACTAAGGAGGATAGTATTGGACGTCTTAAAAACCCACGAACCTAAACTAACAGATTTGGCTCTAAAGTTGAGTAATTTAGAGGGTGTAGATGGGGTAAATATAACAGTACATGAGATAGACAAATCTACAGAGAATATTAAAATTACTATAGAGGGGAATATGTTGGATTACGAGGAGATAAAGAAGGTTGTAGAGTCCATGAACGGGGTAATACACAGTATAGACGAAGTGGCAGCAGGTAGGAAGATAGTCAACGAGGTAAAAACACCTCAGGATAGAAAGTATTTCTAA
- the priS gene encoding DNA primase catalytic subunit PriS: METSDGEKLNLIKRYYREYFKDAVKNRWLEIPEDIRHREIGYGYLKKVDNRNLSFDSEREYLRWVLDRSPFHLYKSLAYMEHPSSVGGAQKKGLFRREIAFDIDVHRVKRCTHKDDGWVCNHCLEEGKNQVFILIDEFLIPDFGLSKEDIRIVFSGNRGYHIYIKPRDEDIRNTIEHWGREERRCLIEYILGKNLNLNYVGSGWRRRILKAIKNKRLLAQLERSNNWKSIIERKSEREKKRILKIIEDVKNRLELDEKVMEDDIRLLRVIGSLHGYTGFVVKEVKYNSLEYFDPLKDAVYPKFNREYYNVKIKERIDSLRIGDNLYTYRSREVPVSVILYLFGHGVDFEIC, encoded by the coding sequence ATGGAAACATCGGATGGAGAAAAACTAAATCTAATAAAGAGGTACTATAGAGAGTACTTTAAAGATGCTGTGAAAAATAGATGGTTGGAGATTCCAGAGGATATAAGACATAGGGAAATAGGCTACGGATATTTAAAAAAGGTGGATAACAGGAATCTCTCCTTCGACTCTGAAAGGGAGTATCTAAGGTGGGTTTTAGATAGAAGTCCCTTCCATCTCTATAAGTCTCTAGCCTATATGGAGCATCCCAGTTCAGTTGGAGGTGCCCAGAAGAAGGGGTTATTCAGAAGGGAGATAGCCTTCGATATAGATGTCCATAGGGTAAAGAGGTGTACACACAAGGATGATGGATGGGTATGTAATCACTGCTTAGAGGAGGGGAAGAATCAGGTTTTTATACTTATAGATGAATTTCTGATTCCCGATTTTGGCCTCTCTAAGGAGGACATAAGGATAGTGTTCAGTGGAAACAGGGGGTATCATATCTACATAAAGCCCAGGGATGAGGACATAAGGAATACTATCGAACACTGGGGTAGGGAGGAGAGGAGGTGTCTTATAGAGTACATCTTAGGGAAGAATCTAAATTTAAACTATGTGGGAAGTGGTTGGAGGAGGAGAATACTTAAGGCTATAAAAAATAAGAGGTTGTTGGCACAGTTGGAAAGGAGTAATAACTGGAAAAGTATTATAGAGAGGAAAAGTGAAAGGGAGAAAAAAAGGATATTAAAAATTATAGAGGATGTTAAAAATAGGTTGGAGTTAGATGAGAAGGTGATGGAGGACGACATTAGATTACTGAGAGTTATAGGGTCCCTACATGGATACACAGGTTTTGTCGTTAAAGAGGTGAAGTACAACTCCTTAGAGTACTTCGATCCTCTCAAGGATGCAGTGTATCCCAAGTTCAATAGGGAGTACTACAACGTCAAGATAAAGGAGAGAATAGATTCCTTAAGAATAGGAGATAATCTCTATACCTATAGGAGTAGGGAAGTACCTGTAAGTGTAATACTCTATCTCTTTGGTCATGGTGTAGATTTCGAGATCTGTTGA
- the cfbB gene encoding Ni-sirohydrochlorin a,c-diamide synthase yields the protein MKNLKRVVLAGTSSMVGKTLISTGIMRALSKRYNVQPYKVGPDYIDPTYHTTATGNYSRNLDSFFMDRGQIRELFWRNSKGKDVSIIEGVRGLYEGISPYNDVGSTASISKALKSPVVLIVDARSLTRSAVAIIKGFRSFDRDVNIKGVIFNRVRGENHYRKLKDAISYYISDIEIIGGIPRDENLEVPQRHLGLIPTPEGREKIKRCIDLWGSLVEEYLDLEKLLEISDSIDFGDREDTTLWHVDKRRCTIGVAYDEVFNFYYWDTFDALRENGGNIKFFSPLRDAEVPNCDILYFGGGYPEIFAKELSGNRSMIESIRKFDGKIYGECGGLMYLSRSIDGIEMVGLLECDSIMTKEVQGLSYVIGTFLENCPIGKKDITFRAHEFHYSKVVNIRGRFAYRIERGRGIVDNMDGLLSSDGRVLGGYAHQHPVANPYFASSLVEG from the coding sequence ATGAAGAATTTAAAAAGGGTAGTGTTGGCAGGTACGTCCTCCATGGTAGGTAAGACACTTATATCCACTGGAATAATGAGGGCACTATCTAAGAGGTACAATGTACAACCTTACAAGGTAGGTCCAGATTACATAGATCCAACCTATCACACCACTGCAACTGGAAACTACAGTAGGAACTTGGACTCCTTCTTTATGGATAGAGGGCAGATAAGGGAGTTGTTCTGGAGGAACTCTAAGGGAAAGGATGTAAGTATTATAGAAGGTGTTAGAGGGTTATATGAAGGTATATCTCCCTACAACGATGTAGGTTCTACTGCCTCTATATCTAAGGCTCTTAAATCTCCTGTGGTGTTAATAGTAGATGCTCGAAGTTTAACGAGAAGTGCAGTTGCAATTATAAAGGGATTTAGAAGTTTTGACAGGGATGTAAATATCAAAGGGGTTATATTCAACAGGGTTAGAGGGGAGAATCACTACAGGAAATTAAAGGATGCTATATCCTACTATATCTCAGATATAGAGATAATAGGGGGAATACCTAGGGATGAAAACCTTGAGGTGCCCCAGAGACATCTTGGCCTTATCCCAACACCTGAAGGTAGGGAAAAAATAAAGAGATGTATAGATCTCTGGGGTTCATTAGTTGAGGAGTATTTGGATTTAGAGAAGTTATTGGAGATAAGTGACAGTATAGACTTTGGAGATAGGGAGGATACCACTTTATGGCATGTGGATAAAAGGAGATGTACCATAGGAGTGGCCTATGATGAGGTATTTAACTTCTACTACTGGGACACCTTCGACGCCCTAAGGGAGAACGGGGGAAATATTAAGTTTTTCAGTCCTTTGAGGGATGCTGAAGTTCCCAACTGTGATATACTCTACTTCGGTGGAGGATACCCTGAGATATTTGCTAAGGAGTTAAGTGGTAATAGATCTATGATAGAGTCTATAAGAAAATTTGACGGCAAGATCTACGGAGAATGTGGAGGTCTTATGTACCTAAGTAGATCTATAGATGGAATTGAGATGGTGGGGTTGTTAGAGTGTGATAGTATAATGACTAAGGAGGTGCAGGGACTAAGTTATGTAATTGGCACCTTCTTAGAGAACTGTCCCATCGGTAAAAAGGATATTACTTTTAGAGCCCACGAGTTTCACTACTCGAAGGTGGTTAATATCAGAGGGAGGTTTGCCTATAGAATAGAAAGAGGTAGGGGTATAGTAGATAATATGGATGGGTTGTTATCCTCAGATGGCAGAGTACTTGGAGGTTATGCACATCAGCACCCTGTTGCCAATCCCTACTTTGCATCCTCTTTAGTTGAAGGTTAA
- a CDS encoding ThiF family adenylyltransferase has product MEDVENLEKKLRPRGEVSIIGCGRLGVRVAMDLMEVHRGGPEKIYLFDGAKIERDDIIHRRLGGKVGEYKVKFLERFYSEKVVGIPEYITMDNLHLIRGDVVIICIAGGDTLPIRCKIIEYCKERGIKTIGTDGVFGIDEKIKVSDAKYTRGPARYLNLKEEGHTVVGTGKYIKDGEPITPYTLDEIGRKMVIECLKVLNSIYR; this is encoded by the coding sequence ATGGAAGATGTGGAGAATCTAGAAAAAAAATTACGCCCAAGGGGAGAGGTATCCATAATCGGATGTGGCAGGTTGGGGGTTCGTGTTGCAATGGATTTAATGGAGGTTCATAGGGGAGGTCCTGAAAAGATATACCTATTTGACGGGGCAAAGATAGAGAGGGATGATATTATTCATAGGAGACTGGGAGGTAAGGTTGGGGAGTATAAAGTTAAATTTTTAGAGAGGTTTTACAGTGAGAAGGTCGTAGGAATTCCTGAATATATAACCATGGATAATCTACATTTAATAAGGGGTGATGTTGTTATAATATGTATAGCTGGAGGAGATACCCTTCCAATAAGATGTAAAATAATAGAGTACTGTAAAGAGAGAGGGATAAAAACCATAGGTACAGATGGGGTTTTTGGGATAGATGAGAAGATTAAAGTCTCAGATGCCAAATATACACGGGGTCCTGCAAGGTATCTCAACCTTAAAGAGGAGGGGCATACAGTTGTAGGTACTGGGAAATATATAAAAGACGGGGAACCTATAACTCCCTATACCTTAGATGAGATAGGGAGGAAGATGGTAATAGAATGCTTAAAGGTTCTAAACAGTATATACAGATGA
- the nadA gene encoding quinolinate synthase NadA: MNIVERINKLKREKNAIILAHNYQPEEIQRVADFIGDSLELCRIAERTDADIVVFCGVDFMAETAKILNKDKKVLIPEIKDIQCPMAHQLSPEMLIEAKKRHPNAKVVIYINTLSKAKVLADGICTSANAHIVVNSFEEDEIIFGPDRNLGYFVEKRTKKKIIPVPEDGHCYVHKKFTVEDIRRAKEKYPNAQVLVHPECDPEVQEMADYVYSTGGMVKHVLNSPEKEFIIGTEVDMITRLKIELEKRGEEKRLIPLREDAICEPMKRITLEKLERCLLEEKYEVVLDEEIIERAKRAIDYMLSISGR; this comes from the coding sequence ATGAATATAGTAGAGAGAATAAATAAACTAAAGAGGGAAAAGAACGCCATAATACTTGCCCATAACTATCAGCCTGAGGAGATCCAGAGGGTTGCAGATTTTATTGGAGACTCATTAGAACTCTGTAGGATTGCCGAGAGGACAGATGCAGATATTGTGGTATTCTGTGGTGTAGATTTCATGGCAGAGACTGCAAAGATATTAAATAAGGATAAAAAAGTACTGATACCTGAGATTAAAGATATACAGTGTCCCATGGCTCATCAACTATCTCCCGAGATGTTAATAGAGGCTAAAAAGAGACATCCTAACGCCAAGGTAGTTATATATATAAATACTCTCTCCAAGGCAAAGGTACTGGCAGATGGGATATGCACCTCTGCAAATGCCCATATAGTGGTTAATTCCTTTGAAGAGGATGAGATCATATTTGGGCCAGATAGAAACCTTGGATATTTCGTAGAGAAGAGGACTAAGAAAAAGATTATCCCAGTGCCTGAGGATGGCCACTGCTACGTACATAAGAAGTTTACAGTTGAGGATATACGAAGGGCTAAGGAGAAGTATCCAAATGCCCAGGTTTTGGTGCATCCTGAGTGTGATCCTGAGGTTCAGGAGATGGCAGATTATGTTTATAGTACAGGGGGGATGGTTAAACATGTTTTAAATTCTCCTGAGAAGGAGTTTATAATAGGTACAGAGGTAGATATGATAACTAGGTTGAAGATAGAGTTGGAGAAGAGAGGGGAGGAGAAAAGGTTGATACCTCTAAGGGAGGATGCTATCTGTGAACCTATGAAGAGGATAACCCTTGAGAAGTTGGAGAGGTGTTTATTGGAGGAGAAGTATGAAGTTGTATTAGATGAAGAGATAATAGAGAGGGCGAAGAGGGCTATTGATTATATGCTATCTATCAGTGGAAGGTAA
- a CDS encoding DUF166 domain-containing protein, translated as MKLTFIYHEGNEGMERFYNHLINDKDFCRICEDCYNCRGDWSYKEDVEKVVVPPVDREAFIEDPSEYIPDIPRGDVLVAQLHEDLLYEIPYIINDKGYKLLIVPSESPKDLSLSMRNSLKKNCEKLGIDFENPKPFCALKKGESREVLNKFIDYFKIGYPQMEIKVEEHKVADVKVIVSAPCGITYYIAKRIKGKTLGELKEEIFNAHHNYPCLGSMEYDKELEDTILHEAGYIALESVRRALLPYRCGNKYCSKGCLIQP; from the coding sequence ATGAAACTTACCTTTATATATCATGAAGGTAACGAGGGAATGGAGAGATTCTACAACCATCTAATAAACGATAAAGATTTTTGTAGAATATGTGAAGATTGTTATAACTGTCGTGGAGATTGGAGTTATAAGGAAGATGTTGAGAAGGTTGTCGTCCCTCCAGTAGATAGGGAAGCATTTATAGAGGATCCCTCTGAATATATCCCAGATATCCCTAGAGGAGATGTATTAGTGGCCCAACTTCATGAGGATCTCCTCTATGAAATTCCCTACATAATAAATGATAAAGGGTATAAACTGCTTATAGTACCTTCTGAAAGTCCCAAAGATTTATCTCTATCTATGAGAAACTCCTTAAAGAAAAACTGTGAGAAGTTAGGCATAGACTTTGAGAATCCAAAACCTTTTTGTGCCTTAAAGAAAGGAGAGAGTAGGGAGGTACTTAACAAGTTTATAGACTACTTCAAAATAGGATATCCTCAGATGGAGATAAAGGTAGAGGAACATAAAGTGGCAGATGTTAAAGTAATAGTATCGGCACCCTGTGGTATTACCTACTACATAGCAAAGAGGATTAAAGGGAAAACTTTGGGGGAGTTGAAGGAGGAGATCTTCAATGCACATCATAACTACCCATGTCTAGGAAGTATGGAGTATGACAAGGAGTTGGAGGATACAATACTCCATGAGGCGGGATATATAGCACTGGAAAGTGTAAGAAGGGCTCTTTTACCTTACAGGTGTGGGAATAAATACTGTAGTAAAGGGTGTCTGATACAGCCATAG
- the hisB gene encoding imidazoleglycerol-phosphate dehydratase HisB, with the protein MRIFEIKRKTKETDITLTINIDGTGEYEISTKIPFFDHVLSSFAKHGSFDLYIYAEGDLEVDDHHVVEDVGITLGLALKEIERKNIKRFGWAIIPMDEARAMVSIDLGGRPYVVGEYTPNRSNIGNFSTENVIHFFQSVANNGKMNIHFEVKGKNEHHKIEALFKAFGVALDMATQVDERKGIISTKGVV; encoded by the coding sequence TTGAGGATCTTCGAAATTAAAAGGAAAACTAAGGAGACTGATATAACCTTAACAATAAACATTGACGGTACTGGAGAGTATGAGATATCCACAAAGATACCTTTTTTTGATCATGTACTCTCCTCCTTTGCAAAACATGGATCCTTCGATCTCTACATATACGCAGAGGGAGATTTGGAGGTAGATGACCACCACGTTGTAGAGGATGTAGGTATAACCTTAGGTCTCGCTTTAAAAGAAATTGAGAGAAAGAATATAAAGAGATTTGGATGGGCTATTATCCCTATGGATGAGGCCCGTGCCATGGTGTCCATAGATCTAGGGGGGAGGCCCTACGTTGTTGGAGAGTACACCCCAAACAGAAGTAATATCGGGAACTTCTCAACGGAGAATGTGATCCACTTCTTCCAGTCTGTTGCAAACAATGGAAAGATGAATATACACTTTGAGGTAAAGGGGAAAAATGAACACCATAAGATAGAGGCACTTTTTAAGGCCTTTGGTGTAGCCTTAGATATGGCCACCCAGGTAGATGAGAGGAAGGGGATAATAAGTACAAAGGGAGTGGTTTAA
- a CDS encoding MGMT family protein, protein MEGTSLRERCYRLVSKIPRGKVTTYKEIAEALGIRGYRVVGMLLSKNPKPIEIPCHRVVKSNGEVGGYIMGVEKKVELLRSEGIPVENGRIVDFERYFFRLKIDNENDL, encoded by the coding sequence ATGGAAGGTACCTCCCTTAGAGAGAGGTGTTATAGGTTAGTCAGTAAGATACCGAGGGGAAAGGTCACCACATATAAAGAGATTGCAGAGGCCCTTGGAATCAGAGGGTATAGGGTTGTGGGAATGTTGCTTAGTAAGAATCCTAAGCCGATAGAGATACCATGCCATAGGGTGGTAAAATCCAACGGTGAGGTAGGGGGTTATATAATGGGTGTTGAGAAGAAGGTAGAACTTTTGAGATCTGAGGGCATACCTGTTGAGAATGGGAGGATAGTGGATTTTGAGAGGTACTTTTTTAGGTTAAAAATAGATAATGAAAATGATTTATAG
- a CDS encoding peptidylprolyl isomerase yields MKKGDIVKVSYSGYVDGKLFDTTDEELAKKEGIYNPGIRYGPVTVIVGQGMLIPGLDEALLEMNVGEEKELELPPEKAFGKRDPSKIKLIPLREFKKHKITPVVGMPVTINNQVGKIVSINGGRVLVDFNHELAGKTVKYIFKVEEVVEKPEDIVKELLKLFIPTLNIDEIKVEVGEKEVNITVPGEMLVPLRDVGIIKKVVADEILKRLDVEKVSFIEEFERKDEESQ; encoded by the coding sequence ATGAAGAAGGGAGACATTGTAAAGGTGTCTTACAGTGGTTATGTTGATGGAAAACTCTTCGATACTACCGATGAAGAGTTGGCTAAAAAAGAAGGAATATACAACCCAGGGATCAGATACGGTCCAGTTACTGTTATAGTGGGACAGGGTATGTTGATACCAGGATTGGATGAGGCACTGTTAGAGATGAATGTGGGAGAGGAAAAGGAATTAGAACTTCCACCTGAAAAGGCATTTGGTAAGAGAGATCCCTCAAAGATCAAATTGATACCACTTAGAGAGTTCAAAAAGCATAAAATAACGCCAGTTGTAGGTATGCCCGTTACAATAAACAACCAGGTAGGGAAGATCGTAAGTATAAATGGAGGAAGGGTTTTAGTAGACTTCAACCATGAATTGGCTGGAAAGACTGTAAAATATATCTTTAAGGTAGAGGAGGTAGTGGAGAAACCTGAAGATATAGTAAAGGAGTTGTTAAAACTCTTCATACCTACTCTAAATATAGATGAGATAAAAGTTGAAGTAGGAGAGAAGGAGGTCAATATTACCGTGCCTGGAGAGATGTTAGTACCTCTGAGAGATGTAGGAATAATCAAAAAGGTAGTTGCCGATGAGATATTGAAGAGATTAGATGTTGAAAAGGTATCTTTTATAGAGGAGTTTGAAAGAAAAGATGAAGAATCTCAATAA
- a CDS encoding F420-dependent methylenetetrahydromethanopterin dehydrogenase codes for MVVKIGIIRCGNIGTSPLIDLILDERADRKDIDVRVLGSGAKMGVEQVEEVTKKMIEDIKPDLIVFISPNPAAPGPKKARELLSKCDIPSVIVGDAPGLKVKEDIEKEGLGYIIVKCDPMIGARREFLDPVEMVLFNADVLKVLAGTGAIRVVQHAIDSMIDAIKEGKEVELPKIVVNESRAIESMEYTNPYAKAKVMAAFKIAEMVGDINVKGCFIVKEREKYISVVASAHEMIRYAAKLVEEAREMEKALDTVSRKPHGSDGRILSKNKLLEKPE; via the coding sequence ATGGTAGTAAAAATAGGAATTATCAGATGTGGAAATATAGGAACCTCACCACTGATCGATCTAATTTTGGATGAGAGGGCTGACAGAAAGGATATAGATGTGAGGGTATTGGGAAGTGGGGCCAAGATGGGTGTAGAACAGGTAGAGGAAGTTACTAAAAAGATGATTGAAGATATAAAACCTGATCTTATAGTATTCATTAGCCCAAACCCTGCTGCACCAGGTCCAAAGAAGGCCAGAGAGTTATTAAGTAAGTGTGATATTCCTTCAGTTATTGTAGGAGATGCTCCAGGGTTGAAAGTAAAGGAGGATATAGAAAAAGAGGGTTTAGGTTATATTATAGTCAAATGCGATCCTATGATAGGTGCAAGGAGGGAGTTCTTAGATCCTGTAGAGATGGTGCTCTTTAATGCAGATGTGTTAAAGGTGCTCGCTGGAACTGGAGCTATAAGAGTTGTTCAGCATGCAATAGACAGCATGATAGATGCTATAAAGGAGGGTAAAGAGGTAGAACTTCCTAAGATAGTTGTAAATGAGAGTAGGGCTATAGAATCTATGGAATACACCAATCCTTATGCAAAGGCTAAGGTAATGGCTGCCTTCAAAATCGCAGAGATGGTTGGAGACATCAACGTTAAAGGATGTTTTATAGTAAAAGAGAGGGAAAAATACATCTCTGTGGTAGCATCTGCCCATGAGATGATAAGGTACGCTGCCAAGTTAGTAGAGGAGGCAAGGGAGATGGAGAAGGCCCTAGATACTGTAAGTAGGAAACCACATGGATCAGATGGAAGGATACTTAGCAAGAATAAACTTCTGGAGAAACCTGAATAA
- a CDS encoding ABC transporter substrate-binding protein translates to MLAGCIGGNTTTETSTMVKLVNCKGQGAMPQLLSTGELDAVIAWQPTPAVLETKGIGKVVIYSGDLPPKGMWKNHPCCVMVVSEDALKNKDYAVREFVKLMVLSAKEMEKNKTLAIEASAKWLGVDKEVEEKSIPTIKFISDPKLIVNGTLNFVEVMRKQNALSGRLNTTDRDKILNTLFDFEIYNEVVKEIENNVAVDPPYPPSEAPTLRVAHLPSDHHAALSVAATYPELFKKKYGIYLEEVEPKKKYILYSQGKKVADVELTLVVEGGAKIMTLMAQKQIDIGLNGVPPAVFAIDKGTEGKIVCALNSEGSAVVVRKDIPVNNWDEFVDWIKEQHKEGKVVKIGYPLPVAIQYVMLKSALDAEGITYSE, encoded by the coding sequence ATGCTAGCAGGATGTATTGGAGGAAATACCACCACAGAAACCAGCACTATGGTAAAACTAGTAAACTGTAAAGGACAGGGAGCAATGCCACAACTTTTAAGTACAGGAGAACTTGATGCAGTGATTGCATGGCAGCCAACACCTGCTGTACTGGAAACTAAAGGTATAGGAAAGGTTGTAATCTACAGTGGAGATCTTCCTCCAAAGGGTATGTGGAAGAATCACCCTTGCTGTGTAATGGTAGTTTCAGAGGATGCTCTAAAAAATAAGGATTATGCAGTCCGTGAATTTGTAAAGTTAATGGTACTGTCGGCAAAGGAGATGGAGAAAAACAAGACCTTGGCAATAGAGGCAAGTGCTAAGTGGTTAGGAGTGGATAAGGAGGTAGAAGAAAAATCTATACCTACCATTAAGTTCATCTCAGATCCTAAACTTATAGTTAATGGGACTTTAAACTTTGTAGAGGTTATGAGAAAACAGAATGCACTTAGCGGTAGATTGAATACCACCGACAGGGATAAGATACTTAATACACTCTTTGACTTCGAGATTTACAACGAGGTAGTTAAGGAGATAGAGAACAATGTCGCAGTAGATCCACCTTATCCACCTTCAGAGGCACCTACCTTGAGGGTTGCACATCTTCCATCTGATCACCACGCCGCACTCTCTGTTGCAGCAACCTATCCAGAGTTGTTCAAAAAGAAGTATGGCATATACCTAGAGGAGGTAGAGCCTAAGAAGAAGTATATTCTCTATAGCCAAGGTAAGAAGGTGGCTGACGTTGAATTGACACTGGTAGTTGAAGGAGGAGCAAAGATAATGACACTAATGGCTCAGAAGCAGATAGATATAGGACTTAACGGAGTACCTCCTGCTGTATTCGCCATTGATAAGGGTACAGAAGGAAAGATCGTGTGTGCCCTCAACAGTGAAGGTTCAGCAGTTGTTGTAAGAAAGGACATCCCTGTAAACAACTGGGATGAATTTGTAGATTGGATTAAAGAACAGCATAAAGAAGGGAAAGTTGTAAAAATAGGCTATCCACTACCTGTGGCTATACAGTATGTAATGTTAAAGAGTGCCCTTGATGCTGAAGGTATAACTTACAGCGAATAA
- a CDS encoding DUF63 family protein, whose protein sequence is MDLSNVKKFIYKYYIEPIEKQSGYNYIQEITYGILLFFMVYIFYRTCKIFHIDIDRRFAVVTVFYTVLISLIRALVDGGYIPHTYYTVTPGIVIVIGLYYLIAIILSALILKERYYILATIMAVLPLTYLIFIFLKNMVHIEALFYVLFMVVLIYAIFNYLLERIESIKNILKFQSIDRYVILAQLTDGVATAIGIGLYGYWEQHPLPRFFMDHFGPFIMIPLKLVAVITVLYILNSEVENRDLRNILKITVMALGLAPGLRNLFRIVMGV, encoded by the coding sequence ATGGATCTATCTAATGTTAAAAAATTTATCTACAAGTACTACATAGAGCCTATAGAAAAACAGTCAGGTTATAACTACATTCAGGAGATAACTTACGGTATACTACTGTTTTTTATGGTGTACATATTTTACAGAACATGTAAAATATTTCATATAGATATAGATAGGAGGTTTGCAGTGGTTACTGTATTTTATACAGTTCTCATATCCCTTATAAGGGCCCTTGTAGATGGTGGTTATATCCCTCATACTTACTACACTGTAACTCCTGGTATCGTAATAGTGATAGGTTTATACTACCTTATTGCAATTATCTTATCTGCTTTAATACTTAAAGAGAGGTATTATATATTGGCAACAATTATGGCAGTACTACCTCTTACATATTTAATATTCATCTTTTTAAAGAACATGGTCCATATCGAGGCGCTATTTTACGTCTTATTTATGGTGGTTTTAATATATGCTATTTTTAACTATCTCCTTGAAAGGATAGAATCTATAAAAAATATCCTAAAATTCCAATCTATAGATAGATACGTAATACTGGCCCAACTTACAGATGGTGTGGCCACTGCCATTGGAATTGGGTTGTATGGATACTGGGAACAACATCCCTTGCCAAGGTTCTTTATGGATCACTTTGGTCCCTTTATTATGATACCCTTGAAGTTGGTGGCAGTTATAACTGTCCTCTATATTCTAAACAGTGAGGTGGAGAATAGGGATCTGAGAAATATCTTGAAGATTACAGTTATGGCCTTAGGTCTTGCTCCTGGACTTAGAAATCTATTCAGGATTGTGATGGGAGTTTAA